The DNA segment CTATttcacacacagacacccccTCCGCTGCCTGCACTGCAAAAGGATTAGGGATAACATTAGAAACCATGGAGTAAAGCTCAACAGAAGCAGTGGGGACATCAGAGGCAACTGGGATGGAAATCAATAAGTAATACAGAGGGAGAGTACAAGGTGGTGCAGAAACAAACTCATCTGTTCTATATAAGATGCAGCCAGACTGCCGCCGGCACCTGTCCTCAGGCAGCTATTTGCAGGTCACTGACCAACTCCTTTTTTCCACCATGAGAGCCAAAAGCTCTCTTTGAGTGCACTATCTTTGCTTTCAGGGGGAAACAAAAGTTTTATGTGCTGCCTTTTCTCAAAGCAACTTCAGCAACTTCCAATTCCCAGATGTGCAAGCCCTCCAGAACCCTTACCCCAGGTGATAACCACCCTGATAAGTTTACCTGTCTGCAAAttgcagccagttctttaaGAAACAGCCTGTTTCTGCCAATCTACTTTAGCATTACACTTTTCCAAAGCATGACAACTTTCAGTATGCACAATAAGCAGTTTACTATGACACAACATAAGATGAACGTATTTGCTCATCAATTATTACTTGCTTCTGTTATAGAATTcgtattaaaaataaataacaaaatagaGGATAAACTGACACAGATTGTGGCTTCAATGATAAGTCCAAGCCCgaccctgcagctctgcaaaaggCCCATCCATGCCCATAGTGGTGCTCAGAGCCCCTGTCCAGCAGGgctcagcatctcctgcagcaccagaTGGAGGAGGTGGTTCTGCTCTGCGCTAAGCAGCGGCCAGAGCTCTGCCTGTAGGGCCTTCAGCGCCTCTGCGTCCTTCTCCTGGCACGCCAGCACGGCCGATTGCAGCAGCAAGAAGAGCTCGGACGGCAAGTAGCTCGCTGCAGGCGGCAGCCCTCCGCCCGCCCCGGCACCGCCACCAGTCCCGGAGGCCGCACCGCTCTCGGGAGCCTCCCAGCAGTACTGCTCCAGCGTCCGGGCGTGCTCGGGCAGCAGCTTGGCTGGCGgcggctgcagcagcagcaacagcagcacccTCGACACCTCGCAACGCGCCAGCACGTCCATGAACGCACCCCCGGGGGCTcccccgccgccgccaccaccaccccccagcCCGGCTGCAGCCAGTGCCTGTGCCCGAGTCAGCGCCGCCAGCGCACCGGCGTAGTCGCggcccagcagcaggcaggaggcgCGGTCGGCCAAGCAGCGCAGAGCCTCCAGGGGCAGCCTCGCCACCGCCAGCAGGTCGGCTGCCCGCTGCAGAGGTGCGGCAGCGCTGGCAGGCCGGCCCGTGTCCCGCAGCGCCTCGGCCAGCTCCAGACACAGCCCGGCCGCCAGCGCCGGCTGCCCCCGCTCCAAGTGCAGGCGAGCGGCGAAGGCTCCGCAGCTCTGCGCCGCCGCTACGTGCTCGCCGAAGCCGCCGCGCAGCCCCAGGCGCTGCCGCAGGTCCCGTTCCTGGCGCAGGAAGAGCCGCGCGGCCTCGGCCAAGGCGGCGGCCTCGGCGGGGCCGTGGAACAGGCTCTGCGCGCACCGCGCAACGGCCAGCTGACACCAGGCCGCGTACGGCAGGCTCTCCTGGGCGCGCAGCTCCCTCGCCAGCGCCGCGAACTGCTCGGCCGCCTCCGCCACGTTCGGCTTGCGCAGGAAACGCCGCCGCAGCTTGGCCGACACCAGCCGGTACCGCGACAGGAAATCACCGTCGCTGCCCAGGCCCGGCCCGGAgccgcccgccccgccgggCCCGGAGCTGCCTGCGGCCGACAGCATC comes from the Melopsittacus undulatus isolate bMelUnd1 chromosome 6, bMelUnd1.mat.Z, whole genome shotgun sequence genome and includes:
- the F8A1 gene encoding 40-kDa huntingtin-associated protein, which translates into the protein MLSAAGSSGPGGAGGSGPGLGSDGDFLSRYRLVSAKLRRRFLRKPNVAEAAEQFAALARELRAQESLPYAAWCQLAVARCAQSLFHGPAEAAALAEAARLFLRQERDLRQRLGLRGGFGEHVAAAQSCGAFAARLHLERGQPALAAGLCLELAEALRDTGRPASAAAPLQRAADLLAVARLPLEALRCLADRASCLLLGRDYAGALAALTRAQALAAAGLGGGGGGGGGAPGGAFMDVLARCEVSRVLLLLLLQPPPAKLLPEHARTLEQYCWEAPESGAASGTGGGAGAGGGLPPAASYLPSELFLLLQSAVLACQEKDAEALKALQAELWPLLSAEQNHLLHLVLQEMLSPAGQGL